A genomic window from Mesosutterella faecium includes:
- the ftsZ gene encoding cell division protein FtsZ, with translation MSSFEMLDKDPRNTVIKVIGVGGGGGNAVQYMVDQGADGIEFIAANTDHQALAMNKAHVLLQLGESGLGAGANPEVGAKAAVDSAERIRDAVSGAHLLFITAGMGGGTGTGAAPVIAKIAKEEGILTVGVVTKPFSYEGTPRMTRAEKGIENLKKYVDSLIVILNDKLEDEFGEDATMEDCFNAANEVLYKACNGIAEIIHTPGLINVDFNDLSTVMREHGTALMGSATASGPDRAEKAATQAVSSPLLEGTDLHGARGLLVYVTASNSLKLSEPRKVMKILNNFVSPGANVIFGSARDDSMGDNLRVTVVATGMDSPLSGADAQKQGARPDWSSIFSAPSAASQAAPAAGSAEKAPAQAAPAEAPKPEPIPAFKDPTEPEQPHRAAPAPSPAGGAPAAAAAPGFAWESPKAESAQPEPKAKPRPEKPAESAAAEPGARPEGKPLEVNVWSQGFFSEEMLRSMETPAFSRNKPHH, from the coding sequence ATGAGTAGTTTCGAAATGCTGGACAAAGACCCGCGCAACACGGTGATCAAGGTGATCGGCGTGGGCGGGGGCGGCGGCAACGCCGTCCAGTATATGGTGGATCAGGGCGCCGACGGCATCGAGTTCATCGCCGCCAATACCGACCACCAGGCGCTTGCGATGAACAAGGCCCACGTCCTGCTGCAGCTTGGCGAGAGCGGCCTGGGCGCCGGAGCGAACCCCGAGGTCGGAGCGAAGGCCGCGGTGGATTCCGCCGAGCGGATCCGCGACGCCGTCTCCGGCGCGCACCTGCTCTTCATCACGGCGGGCATGGGCGGCGGCACCGGCACGGGCGCGGCCCCCGTCATCGCCAAGATCGCCAAGGAGGAGGGCATCCTCACCGTCGGCGTGGTGACCAAGCCCTTCTCCTACGAGGGCACGCCGCGCATGACGCGCGCCGAAAAGGGCATCGAGAACCTGAAGAAGTACGTGGACTCGCTCATCGTGATCCTCAACGACAAGCTCGAGGACGAGTTCGGCGAGGACGCGACCATGGAGGACTGCTTCAATGCCGCGAACGAGGTGCTCTACAAGGCCTGCAACGGCATTGCGGAGATCATCCACACGCCGGGCCTGATCAACGTCGACTTCAACGATTTGTCCACCGTGATGCGCGAGCACGGCACGGCCCTCATGGGATCGGCCACCGCCTCCGGGCCGGACCGCGCCGAGAAGGCGGCCACGCAGGCCGTGTCCTCGCCGCTGCTCGAGGGCACCGACCTGCACGGGGCCCGCGGGCTTCTGGTTTACGTGACGGCGAGCAACTCGCTCAAGCTCTCCGAGCCGCGCAAGGTGATGAAGATCCTGAACAATTTCGTCTCGCCCGGCGCGAACGTGATTTTCGGCTCGGCCCGCGACGATTCGATGGGCGACAACCTGAGGGTGACGGTGGTGGCCACCGGCATGGACAGCCCGCTGTCGGGAGCCGACGCGCAGAAGCAGGGCGCTCGCCCCGACTGGTCGTCGATTTTCTCCGCTCCCTCGGCGGCCTCTCAGGCCGCGCCGGCGGCCGGCTCCGCCGAAAAGGCGCCCGCCCAGGCCGCTCCGGCCGAGGCCCCGAAGCCCGAGCCGATTCCTGCCTTCAAGGATCCGACGGAGCCCGAGCAGCCGCACCGCGCGGCCCCCGCGCCGTCCCCGGCGGGCGGCGCTCCCGCCGCCGCGGCGGCCCCCGGCTTTGCCTGGGAGTCTCCGAAGGCGGAGAGCGCGCAGCCCGAGCCCAAGGCCAAGCCCAGGCCCGAAAAGCCCGCCGAGAGCGCGGCGGCCGAACCGGGCGCCCGCCCGGAGGGCAAGCCCCTTGAAGTGAATGTCTGGAGCCAGGGCTTTTTCAGCGAGGAAATGCTCAGGAGCATGGAAACGCCCGCCTTCAGCCGCAACAAGCCGCATCACTGA
- the ftsA gene encoding cell division protein FtsA, producing MDKSNLLAALDVGTSKVAVIVAEPNSEGAVKICGLGSTRSEGVRSGVVVDIGAAVGSIRAAIDEAERTSGLHITDVYTACEDYRLRFVNNVGATPVRGPEIGQSDVDAAVANAKEVKLKSGEQVLKILIQEFAVDGEGGILKPMGMTGNRLEASIHVACGSPTTATNLLRCVRRSGVEVAHWTVPVWASAWAVLTPSERDLGVCLIDFGGGTVDVTVYIRNVVWFTAIVPLGGSAVTKDIAALYQLDEKAAELVKLRFGGADASRYRACDVINPAELLHADTPVGEARVIAQQELAEVIEARLREILKIVREMLKWTGLDQRIPAGVVFTGGVSQTEGFLKLARSVFEQHCRIGSPDIGQTIGGTGSSPAWSTAVGLLREAARDAMLHRKAMDSGKMHMGRGTWETIKRWFIGNY from the coding sequence ATGGACAAAAGCAATTTACTGGCGGCGCTCGACGTCGGCACCAGCAAGGTCGCGGTGATCGTCGCAGAACCGAACAGCGAGGGCGCGGTGAAGATCTGCGGCCTCGGCTCCACGCGCTCCGAGGGCGTGCGCAGCGGCGTCGTGGTGGACATCGGGGCGGCCGTGGGCTCGATCCGCGCGGCCATTGACGAGGCTGAGAGAACCTCGGGGCTGCACATCACCGACGTGTACACGGCCTGCGAGGACTACCGGCTCAGATTCGTGAACAACGTGGGCGCCACGCCCGTGCGCGGGCCCGAGATCGGCCAGTCCGACGTGGACGCGGCCGTGGCCAACGCGAAGGAGGTCAAGCTCAAGAGCGGCGAGCAGGTGCTCAAGATCCTGATCCAGGAGTTCGCGGTCGACGGCGAGGGCGGCATCCTCAAGCCCATGGGCATGACGGGAAACCGGCTCGAGGCGTCGATACACGTGGCCTGCGGCTCGCCCACGACGGCGACCAACCTGCTGCGCTGCGTGCGCCGCAGCGGCGTCGAGGTGGCGCACTGGACCGTGCCCGTGTGGGCCTCGGCCTGGGCGGTTCTCACGCCCTCGGAGCGCGATCTGGGGGTCTGCCTGATCGATTTCGGCGGCGGCACGGTCGACGTGACCGTCTACATCCGCAACGTCGTCTGGTTCACGGCGATCGTCCCCCTGGGCGGCAGCGCCGTCACGAAGGACATCGCCGCGCTCTACCAGCTCGACGAGAAGGCGGCCGAGCTCGTGAAGCTGCGCTTCGGCGGGGCGGACGCGAGCCGCTACAGGGCCTGCGACGTCATCAACCCCGCGGAGCTGCTGCACGCCGACACCCCGGTGGGCGAGGCGCGCGTGATCGCGCAGCAGGAGCTCGCCGAGGTGATCGAGGCGAGGCTGCGCGAAATCCTGAAGATCGTGCGCGAGATGCTCAAGTGGACGGGGCTCGACCAGCGCATTCCCGCCGGCGTCGTGTTCACCGGAGGCGTGAGCCAGACCGAGGGCTTCCTCAAGCTCGCCCGCAGCGTCTTCGAGCAGCACTGCCGGATCGGCTCGCCGGACATCGGGCAGACGATCGGCGGCACGGGCAGCTCCCCGGCCTGGTCGACGGCGGTGGGGCTGCTCAGGGAGGCGGCCCGGGACGCCATGCTGCACCGCAAGGCGATGGACAGCGGAAAAATGCACATGGGCCGGGGCACCTGGGAGACGATCAAGCGCTGGTTCATCGGCAATTACTGA
- the murC gene encoding UDP-N-acetylmuramate--L-alanine ligase: MKFVVKNVHFVGIGGAGMSGIAEVLLNLGYHVTGSDIAESETTARLRSLGATVWKGHDASHVKGADAVVVSSAVHEDNPEVQAARAARIPVVPRAVMLAELMRLRKGIAIAGTHGKTTTTSLTTALISEGGLDPTFVIGGRLNAAGTNAKLGTGEYLVAEADESDASFLNLSPVLAVVTNIDHDHMDTYGQDFGRLKEAFVRFVERLPFYGVAVLCIDDENVRSIIPRVTKRVVTYGLSEDAQVRAVDVERSGLQMKYTVLRPGYEPLPVVLNLPGMQYVANSLAAITVATLVGVSDEAIRRGLASFRGVGRRFAVTEGLRVPQEEGGGTFTLIDDYGHHPHEMQATIDSARGAFPGHRIVVAFQPHRFTRTRDCFEDLVQVLNRGADVLVLTEVYPAGESPIVGADSRSLARAIRLAGGADLIYEEKVEDVPAAVLKVVRDGDVVLTLGAGSIGRAAPAIIKLAGGKKND; the protein is encoded by the coding sequence TTGAAATTTGTAGTCAAAAACGTGCATTTCGTCGGAATCGGCGGAGCGGGCATGAGCGGCATAGCGGAGGTGCTCCTGAACCTCGGCTACCACGTGACCGGGTCGGACATCGCCGAGAGCGAAACCACCGCCCGCCTCAGGAGCCTGGGGGCCACGGTCTGGAAGGGGCACGACGCGAGCCACGTGAAGGGGGCCGACGCGGTGGTGGTCTCCTCGGCCGTGCATGAGGACAACCCGGAGGTGCAGGCGGCCCGCGCGGCGCGCATCCCGGTGGTTCCCCGGGCGGTGATGCTCGCCGAGCTCATGCGGCTGCGCAAGGGCATCGCCATTGCGGGCACGCACGGCAAGACCACGACCACGTCGCTCACCACCGCGCTCATTTCCGAGGGAGGGCTCGACCCCACCTTTGTGATCGGCGGCAGGCTCAACGCGGCCGGCACCAACGCGAAGCTGGGGACCGGGGAGTATCTGGTGGCCGAGGCCGACGAGTCCGACGCCTCGTTTCTCAACCTCTCGCCGGTGCTCGCCGTGGTCACCAACATCGACCACGACCATATGGACACCTACGGGCAGGATTTCGGGCGGCTGAAGGAAGCCTTCGTGCGCTTCGTGGAGAGGCTGCCTTTTTACGGCGTGGCGGTGCTGTGCATCGATGACGAGAACGTGCGCTCGATCATCCCGAGGGTGACCAAGCGCGTGGTGACCTACGGCCTCAGCGAGGACGCCCAGGTGCGCGCGGTGGACGTCGAGCGCAGCGGCCTGCAGATGAAGTACACGGTGCTGCGGCCGGGCTACGAGCCCCTGCCTGTGGTTCTGAACCTGCCGGGCATGCAGTATGTGGCCAATTCGCTCGCCGCGATCACGGTGGCCACCCTGGTGGGCGTCTCCGACGAAGCGATCCGCCGCGGCCTTGCTTCCTTCCGCGGCGTGGGCCGGCGCTTTGCCGTGACCGAGGGGCTGCGCGTGCCGCAGGAGGAGGGCGGCGGAACCTTTACGCTGATCGACGACTACGGGCACCATCCCCATGAAATGCAGGCGACGATCGACTCCGCCCGTGGAGCCTTCCCCGGGCACCGCATCGTGGTCGCCTTCCAGCCGCACCGCTTCACTCGCACGCGCGACTGCTTTGAGGATCTCGTGCAGGTGCTCAACCGCGGCGCCGACGTGCTCGTGCTCACCGAGGTCTATCCTGCAGGCGAGTCCCCGATCGTGGGGGCCGACAGCCGCTCCCTGGCCAGGGCGATCCGGCTTGCGGGCGGAGCGGATCTGATCTATGAGGAAAAAGTGGAGGATGTGCCCGCGGCAGTCCTCAAGGTGGTGCGCGACGGCGATGTCGTGCTCACGCTGGGCGCCGGCTCCATAGGCCGAGCCGCACCGGCCATCATCAAGCTTGCAGGGGGGAAGAAAAATGATTGA
- a CDS encoding cell division protein FtsQ/DivIB, with product MQENTGAKRRIRRGAGIVMMLCLAALAWLAGDYAVHRPYFSIRTIEIAGETDFIDCPALEKSLWESLRGNYFTADIDALRGVAEAVPWVSRASVERVWPDALRVTIVRRRAAALWGGTRLLSDRGEIFAPKEVKASEAQKLPRFSGPDPMAPQVVEMFGVLEPLARRLGADVEELSVTDRGAWSMKIEGGSVPETRIILGRETHDSSAGSRFALVVAHYGEVARMMGGPPAQIDARYVNAFAATMPDPAKIAAHEQKQAAAEAQAAQPKDAGKADGPAV from the coding sequence ATGCAGGAGAACACGGGGGCGAAGCGGCGGATCCGCAGGGGCGCGGGCATCGTGATGATGCTGTGCCTGGCGGCGCTCGCCTGGCTGGCGGGCGACTACGCGGTGCACCGGCCGTATTTCAGCATCCGCACGATAGAGATCGCCGGGGAGACGGACTTCATCGACTGCCCGGCGCTCGAGAAGTCGCTCTGGGAGAGCCTGCGCGGGAACTACTTCACCGCCGACATCGACGCGCTGCGCGGGGTGGCCGAGGCGGTGCCCTGGGTGTCGCGGGCGAGCGTCGAGCGGGTCTGGCCCGATGCGCTCCGCGTCACGATCGTGCGCCGGCGCGCGGCGGCCCTCTGGGGGGGCACCCGGCTGCTGTCGGACCGCGGGGAGATCTTCGCGCCGAAGGAGGTGAAGGCCTCGGAGGCGCAGAAGCTGCCCCGGTTCTCCGGGCCTGACCCGATGGCCCCGCAGGTGGTGGAGATGTTCGGCGTGCTCGAGCCCCTGGCGCGGCGGCTCGGCGCGGACGTCGAGGAGCTTTCCGTGACCGACCGGGGGGCCTGGTCGATGAAGATCGAGGGCGGCAGCGTCCCCGAAACGCGGATTATCCTCGGGCGCGAGACTCACGACAGCAGCGCGGGCAGCCGCTTTGCCCTGGTGGTCGCCCACTACGGCGAGGTCGCCCGCATGATGGGAGGGCCGCCCGCGCAGATTGACGCGCGCTATGTGAACGCATTCGCGGCCACGATGCCGGACCCCGCGAAGATCGCGGCCCATGAACAGAAGCAGGCCGCCGCGGAGGCCCAGGCCGCGCAGCCGAAGGACGCCGGGAAAGCGGATGGCCCGGCGGTGTAG
- a CDS encoding ATP-binding protein, with protein sequence MNGELEKKLSRLIGRLEALLPPDPGDVDWSQSAFRWERRPYLGMTAGRLEAVLCPALISGGELLHVQRQKELLFSNTESFVRGLPANNVLLTGARGSGKSSLIRACLMAYRAEGLRLIEVSRDFLTDLPDIVKVVAGRPERFILFCDDLTFEQGEGGYRALKAALDGSIAGGSGNTLVYATSNRRHLMPERAADNLDSSLDADGLLHPAETIEEQLSLSERFGLWLSFYPFSQDEYLDIVGLWLRELGVPEQQAASPEMRVSALQFALGRGSRSGRVAQQFARAAASCVARGRPLP encoded by the coding sequence ATGAACGGAGAACTGGAAAAGAAACTGTCGCGGCTCATCGGCCGGCTGGAGGCGCTGCTGCCGCCTGATCCGGGCGACGTCGACTGGTCGCAGAGCGCCTTCCGCTGGGAGCGCCGCCCTTATCTCGGGATGACCGCGGGGCGGCTCGAGGCCGTGCTCTGCCCGGCCCTGATCAGCGGCGGGGAGCTGCTGCACGTGCAGCGCCAGAAGGAGCTGCTCTTCAGCAACACGGAGAGCTTCGTGCGGGGGCTGCCCGCGAACAACGTGCTCCTGACGGGGGCGCGCGGCTCGGGCAAGAGCTCGCTCATCCGCGCCTGCCTCATGGCCTACCGCGCGGAGGGGCTGCGGCTGATCGAGGTGAGCCGCGACTTCCTCACCGACCTGCCCGACATCGTGAAGGTCGTGGCCGGGCGCCCGGAGCGCTTCATCCTTTTCTGCGACGACCTCACTTTCGAGCAGGGCGAGGGCGGCTACAGGGCGCTCAAGGCCGCGCTCGACGGCTCCATCGCGGGCGGCAGCGGCAACACGCTCGTCTACGCGACCTCGAACCGCCGGCACCTGATGCCCGAGCGCGCCGCCGACAACCTCGACTCGAGCCTCGACGCGGACGGGCTGCTGCATCCCGCCGAGACGATCGAGGAGCAGCTGTCGCTGTCCGAGCGCTTCGGGCTGTGGCTGTCCTTCTATCCCTTCTCGCAGGACGAGTACCTCGACATCGTCGGGCTGTGGCTGCGCGAGCTGGGCGTGCCCGAGCAGCAGGCGGCCTCCCCGGAGATGCGCGTCTCGGCCCTGCAGTTCGCGCTGGGCCGGGGCTCCCGCTCGGGCCGCGTCGCCCAGCAGTTCGCCCGAGCCGCGGCCTCCTGCGTCGCCCGGGGCAGGCCCCTGCCGTGA
- the lpxC gene encoding UDP-3-O-acyl-N-acetylglucosamine deacetylase, with the protein MLKQRTLKEPVSTVGIGLHSGRRIRMVFRPAPENAGIVFRRTDLKGAPDIPARPENVNDTRLATTVNVGSARVSTIEHLMSAFNGLGIDNCLVEVDAPEIPVMDGSAASFVFLIHAAGIVEQNAPKRFVRVLKAVEVKDGDKSARLEPHFGFTLDFSISFHHPAIDATIQRARVDFSKDSYVKDVSRARTFGFVNDVEFLRSMGLAQGGTLENAVVMDDYRVLNSGGLRSRDEFVKHKILDAMGDLYVLGHPLLAAYTAHKSGHALNNRLLRALLAEQGAWELVTFEEAQKAPVDFVFKPSGALA; encoded by the coding sequence ATGCTTAAGCAGAGAACGCTAAAGGAGCCGGTCTCGACGGTGGGGATCGGACTGCACAGCGGGCGCCGCATCCGCATGGTTTTCCGTCCGGCCCCCGAGAACGCGGGCATCGTTTTCCGGAGAACGGATCTGAAGGGCGCGCCGGACATCCCCGCCCGGCCTGAGAACGTGAACGACACCAGGCTGGCGACCACCGTCAACGTGGGCAGCGCCCGGGTGAGCACGATCGAGCACCTGATGAGCGCCTTCAACGGCCTGGGGATCGACAACTGCCTGGTGGAGGTCGACGCCCCGGAGATCCCGGTGATGGACGGCTCCGCGGCGAGTTTCGTTTTTCTGATCCATGCCGCCGGCATCGTCGAGCAGAATGCGCCGAAGCGCTTCGTGCGCGTGCTGAAGGCGGTCGAGGTGAAGGACGGCGACAAGAGCGCGAGGCTCGAGCCGCATTTCGGCTTCACGCTCGACTTTTCGATCAGCTTCCACCACCCCGCCATCGACGCGACGATTCAGCGCGCCCGGGTGGACTTCTCGAAGGATTCCTATGTGAAGGACGTCTCCCGGGCCCGCACCTTCGGGTTCGTGAACGACGTGGAGTTCCTGCGCTCGATGGGCCTCGCCCAGGGCGGCACGCTCGAGAACGCCGTCGTGATGGACGACTACCGGGTGCTCAACAGCGGCGGGCTGCGCAGCCGCGACGAATTCGTGAAGCACAAGATCCTCGACGCGATGGGCGACCTCTACGTGCTGGGGCATCCGCTGCTGGCCGCGTACACGGCCCACAAGTCGGGGCACGCGCTCAACAACCGGCTGCTGCGGGCGCTGCTGGCCGAACAGGGGGCCTGGGAGCTCGTCACTTTCGAGGAGGCGCAGAAGGCCCCCGTCGACTTTGTCTTCAAGCCCTCCGGCGCCCTCGCCTGA
- a CDS encoding D-alanine--D-alanine ligase has product MIDAASLGRVAVLMGGRSSEREVSLSSGQGVLEALRRCGVDARAFDPGRQSLGELESGGFDRAFNMLHGPGGEDGTIQGVLEWLRIPYTGSGVLASALAIDKDATCRLWRGEGLPVPDGVRTNDPREAASLIARLGASLIVKPDHDGSSFGVVKLERADESSLAKAIRESCGGRDSVRVERLIHGREFTAAVLGEGASARMLPIVEIIAPGGDYNSVNKYQGSEVKYACPAALPESTAQAVERDVLRAYRVIGARGWGRIDFMMEEGAWRLLEINTNPGMTPHSLVPMAARAAGISYEELVMQVAAAARLD; this is encoded by the coding sequence ATGATTGACGCGGCGAGTCTGGGCCGGGTGGCGGTATTGATGGGCGGGCGCTCAAGCGAGCGCGAGGTGTCGCTGTCGAGCGGGCAGGGCGTGCTTGAGGCGCTTCGCCGCTGTGGCGTGGACGCCCGCGCCTTCGACCCGGGCCGGCAGAGCCTCGGAGAGCTTGAGTCCGGGGGATTCGACCGGGCCTTCAACATGCTCCACGGCCCGGGCGGCGAGGACGGAACGATTCAGGGCGTGCTCGAGTGGCTGAGAATCCCCTATACGGGTTCGGGCGTGCTTGCGAGCGCGCTGGCCATCGACAAGGACGCGACCTGCCGGCTCTGGCGCGGGGAGGGGCTGCCCGTGCCCGACGGCGTGAGGACGAACGATCCGCGGGAGGCGGCCTCCCTCATCGCCCGGCTCGGCGCGAGCCTCATCGTGAAGCCCGACCATGACGGCAGCTCCTTCGGGGTCGTGAAGCTCGAGCGGGCCGACGAGAGCTCGCTTGCGAAGGCGATCCGCGAGAGCTGCGGCGGGCGCGACTCAGTGCGCGTCGAGCGCCTGATCCACGGCCGGGAGTTCACCGCCGCGGTGCTCGGCGAGGGCGCCTCGGCGCGGATGCTCCCGATTGTGGAGATCATCGCCCCGGGCGGCGACTACAACAGCGTGAACAAGTACCAGGGCAGCGAGGTGAAGTACGCCTGCCCGGCCGCTCTTCCCGAGAGCACCGCGCAGGCGGTTGAGCGCGACGTGCTGCGCGCCTACCGGGTGATCGGGGCCCGCGGCTGGGGCCGCATCGACTTCATGATGGAAGAGGGGGCCTGGCGGCTGCTCGAGATCAACACGAATCCGGGGATGACTCCGCATTCGCTCGTGCCGATGGCCGCGCGCGCCGCGGGCATTTCCTACGAGGAGCTCGTGATGCAGGTGGCGGCCGCGGCGAGGCTCGACTGA
- the secA gene encoding preprotein translocase subunit SecA, whose protein sequence is MFDGFLTKIFGSRNQRLVKAYRRRCAQINALEPSMKKLSDDELKAKTGEFRARLDRGETLDSLLPEAFAVVREASVRVMGMRHFDVQLIGGMVLHDGKIAEMRTGEGKTLTATLAVYLNALTGRGVHVVTVNDYLASRDARWMGRLYKWLGLSVGVILSGEQDPAVKREAYACDITYGTNNEFGFDYLRDNMEYEPGNRRQRPLNYAIVDEVDSILIDEARTPLIISGPAEDNVELYREMDAIPALLTRQKGEKEPGDYWVDEKAHQVYLSDQGHETVERIFTERGLIKNGRSLYSPQNIMLMHHLLAALKAHTLFNRDQHYVVQNGEVIIVDEFTGRLMPGRRWSDGIHQAIEAKEGVKIQQETQTMASITFQNYFRMYDKLAGMTGTADTEAYEFQDIYGLETVVIPTNRPMIRRDEQDRVFKTEREKYAAILKDVEDCYRRGQPVLVGTTSIDNSEIISKLMDKAGIPHNVLNAKQHEKEALVVAEAGRPGMVTIATNMAGRGTDIVLGGSISNRIEAITHDDSLTEEQKAAQIEKEKAQWQKLHDEVVKNGGLRIIGSERHESRRIDNQLRGRSGRQGDPGSSAFYLSMEDNLLRIFGGDRMKSMAERLKLEEGVPIESRMLSRMIENAQRKVEARNYDIRKQLLEFDDVQNDQRHEIYKVRNEILDSKDLTESLAEMRHGFYSDLVRRYVPPETVEDQWDLEGLTTALRGEWAVDFDAKRWMEEDESRIDDDLVQKVIEEADKVYNAKVELVGADAWNAFARSVLLQVLDQTWRQHISSLDLLRQGIFLRGYAQKQPKQEYKREAFEMFKDLLDITREGVIRVLMQVQIQMPEEAEAASDATTAEAQRQAAAAQAAQPEPSSVTEPESEPASLSGGEPRELDPSIFEHVGRNDPCPCGSGKKFKDCHGRLS, encoded by the coding sequence ATGTTCGACGGATTTCTCACAAAAATTTTCGGCAGCCGCAACCAGCGCCTCGTCAAGGCCTACCGCCGCCGCTGCGCCCAGATCAACGCGCTAGAACCCTCGATGAAGAAGCTCTCCGACGACGAGCTCAAGGCAAAGACCGGGGAGTTCCGGGCCCGCCTCGACCGCGGCGAGACCCTCGACAGCCTGCTGCCTGAGGCGTTTGCCGTGGTGCGCGAAGCCTCGGTGCGCGTGATGGGCATGAGGCATTTCGACGTGCAGCTGATCGGCGGCATGGTGCTGCACGACGGCAAGATCGCCGAAATGCGCACGGGCGAAGGCAAGACGCTCACCGCGACGCTGGCCGTGTACCTGAATGCGCTCACCGGGCGGGGCGTGCACGTGGTGACCGTGAACGACTACCTTGCCTCGCGCGACGCCCGCTGGATGGGGCGCCTCTACAAGTGGCTCGGCCTCAGCGTGGGGGTGATCCTCTCGGGCGAGCAGGACCCTGCCGTGAAGCGCGAGGCCTACGCCTGCGACATAACCTACGGCACGAACAACGAGTTCGGCTTCGACTACCTGCGCGACAACATGGAGTACGAGCCGGGCAACCGCCGCCAGAGGCCGCTCAACTACGCGATCGTCGACGAGGTGGACTCCATCCTGATCGACGAGGCGAGAACCCCGCTCATCATTTCCGGCCCGGCCGAGGACAACGTCGAGCTCTACCGCGAGATGGACGCGATTCCGGCGCTGCTCACGCGGCAGAAGGGCGAAAAGGAGCCGGGCGACTACTGGGTCGACGAGAAGGCCCATCAGGTCTACCTCTCCGACCAGGGCCATGAAACGGTCGAGCGCATCTTCACCGAGCGCGGCCTCATCAAGAACGGCCGCAGCCTCTACTCGCCGCAGAACATCATGCTGATGCACCACCTGCTCGCGGCGCTCAAGGCCCACACGCTCTTCAACCGGGATCAGCACTACGTGGTGCAGAACGGCGAGGTGATCATCGTCGACGAGTTCACGGGACGCCTCATGCCCGGCCGGCGCTGGAGCGACGGCATCCATCAGGCGATCGAGGCGAAGGAAGGGGTGAAGATCCAGCAGGAGACCCAGACGATGGCCTCCATCACCTTCCAGAACTACTTCCGCATGTACGACAAGCTCGCGGGCATGACGGGCACGGCCGACACCGAGGCCTACGAGTTCCAGGACATCTACGGGCTCGAGACGGTCGTGATTCCGACCAACCGCCCGATGATCCGCCGCGACGAGCAGGACCGGGTCTTCAAGACCGAGCGCGAGAAGTACGCCGCGATCCTGAAGGACGTCGAGGACTGCTACCGGCGCGGGCAGCCGGTGCTCGTGGGCACGACCTCGATCGACAACTCGGAGATCATCAGCAAGCTCATGGACAAGGCGGGCATTCCGCACAACGTGCTCAACGCGAAGCAGCACGAGAAGGAGGCCCTGGTCGTCGCCGAGGCCGGGCGGCCCGGCATGGTGACGATTGCCACCAACATGGCCGGCCGCGGCACCGACATCGTGCTGGGCGGCAGCATCAGCAACCGGATCGAGGCGATCACGCACGACGACAGCCTCACCGAGGAGCAGAAGGCGGCCCAGATCGAAAAGGAAAAGGCGCAGTGGCAGAAGCTGCACGACGAGGTGGTGAAAAACGGGGGCCTGCGCATCATCGGCTCCGAGCGCCACGAGTCGCGCCGCATCGACAACCAGCTGCGCGGCCGCTCCGGCCGCCAGGGCGACCCGGGCAGCTCCGCGTTCTACCTGTCGATGGAAGACAACCTGCTGCGCATTTTCGGCGGCGACCGCATGAAGTCGATGGCCGAGAGGCTCAAGCTCGAGGAAGGCGTGCCGATCGAGAGCCGGATGCTCTCGCGCATGATCGAGAACGCCCAGCGCAAGGTCGAGGCGCGCAACTACGACATCCGCAAGCAGCTGCTCGAGTTCGACGACGTGCAGAACGACCAGCGCCACGAGATCTACAAGGTGCGCAACGAGATCCTCGATTCGAAGGACCTCACCGAGAGCCTGGCGGAGATGCGCCACGGCTTCTACAGCGACCTCGTGCGCCGCTATGTGCCCCCGGAGACCGTTGAGGACCAGTGGGATCTCGAGGGCCTCACCACGGCGCTGCGCGGCGAATGGGCGGTCGACTTCGACGCCAAGCGCTGGATGGAGGAGGACGAGTCGCGCATTGACGACGACCTCGTGCAGAAGGTGATCGAGGAGGCCGACAAGGTCTACAACGCGAAGGTGGAGCTCGTGGGAGCGGACGCCTGGAACGCGTTCGCGCGCTCCGTGCTGCTGCAGGTGCTCGACCAGACCTGGCGGCAGCACATCAGCAGCCTCGACCTGCTGCGCCAGGGCATCTTCCTGCGCGGCTACGCCCAGAAGCAGCCCAAGCAGGAGTACAAGCGCGAGGCCTTTGAAATGTTCAAGGACCTGCTCGACATCACCCGCGAGGGCGTGATCCGCGTGCTGATGCAGGTGCAGATCCAGATGCCGGAGGAGGCCGAGGCGGCAAGCGACGCCACGACGGCCGAGGCGCAGCGCCAGGCCGCGGCCGCCCAGGCGGCGCAGCCCGAGCCCTCGTCCGTGACCGAGCCCGAGTCCGAGCCCGCGAGCCTGAGCGGCGGCGAACCCCGCGAGCTCGATCCCTCGATTTTCGAGCACGTGGGCCGCAACGACCCCTGCCCGTGCGGCTCCGGCAAGAAATTCAAGGACTGCCACGGCAGGCTGAGCTGA